The Thunnus maccoyii chromosome 9, fThuMac1.1, whole genome shotgun sequence genome includes a region encoding these proteins:
- the npy8br gene encoding neuropeptide Y receptor Y8b — protein MELQHNTNHNQALWKEIPWDFTEDCSLSVSGTTFLIVAYSTVMAVGLIGNSCLVFVITRHKEMRNVTNVLIANLSFSDILMCIVCLPVTIIYTLMDRWILGEALCKLTPFIQCISVTVSIFSLVLIAMERYQLIVHPTGWKPMVSQSYLAVAVTWILACLISVPFLSYSVLTVPFQNLSVPFPVNDHLVCMERWPTVPERQAYTTSLLIFQYFLPLFLIMVCYLHIYLRLRRRKDMVERGRNTTQKKNKGSTRINIMLIAIVVAFALSWLPLNVFNTVFDWNHEAIPSCSHDVIFSFCHLTAMASTCVNPIIYGFLNSNFQKQLKSTLLRCRCWGVAERYESVPLSTVSTEVTKGSILSNGSISINT, from the coding sequence ATGGAGCTGCAGCACAACACCAATCACAACCAAGCCTTGTGGAAAGAGATCCCGTGGGATTTCACAGAGGACTGCTCACTCTCAGTGAGTGGCACCACTTTTCTCATTGTAGCTTACAGCACAGTCATGGCAGTGGGTCTCATTGGGAACTCTTGTCTGGTGTTTGTCATCACACGGCACAAGGAGATGCGCAACGTCACCAACGTCCTCATCGCCAACCTGTCCTTCTCTGACATCCTCATGTGCATTGTCTGCCTGCCAGTTACTATTATCTACACACTGATGGACCGCTGGATCCTAGGAGAGGCCCTCTGTAAGCTCACACCCTTCATCCAGTGTATATCGGTTACAGTTTCCATCTTTTCCCTCGTCCTCATCGCCATGGAACGCTACCAGCTCATTGTCCACCCCACCGGATGGAAGCCAATGGTGAGCCAGTCCTACTTGGCTGTGGCCGTCACTTGGATCCTGGCCTGCTTAATCTCGGTGCCTTTCCTCTCGTACAGCGTACTTACCGTGCCTTTCCAGAACCTGAGCGTCCCCTTCCCAGTCAATGACCACCTCGTCTGTATGGAGCGGTGGCCAACGGTTCCAGAGCGGCAAGCTTACACCACCTCTCTGCTCATCTTCCAGtacttccttcctctcttcctcatcATGGTTTGTTACCTGCACATCTACCTGCGCCtcaggaggaggaaggacaTGGTGGAGCGTGGCAGGAACACCacgcaaaagaaaaacaagggcTCCACAAGGATCAACATCATGTTAATTGCCATAGTGGTGGCGTTCGCCCTCTCCTGGCTCCCGCTCAATGTCTTCAACACAGTGTTTGACTGGAACCATGAGGCCATCCCATCCTGTAGCCATGACGTCATCTTCTCATTCTGTCACCTCACAGCTATGGCCTCCACCTGTGTCAACCCCATCATCTACGGTTTCCTTAACAGCAATTTCCAGAAACAACTCAAGTCCACCCTGTTGCGCTGTCGCTGCTGGGGGGTGGCAGAGAGGTACGAGAGTGTCCCGCTCTCCACTGTCAGCACAGAGGTCACCAAGGGGTCAATCTTGAGTAATGGATCTATCAGCATCAATACTTAA